A genomic segment from Lutibacter sp. A80 encodes:
- a CDS encoding tyrosine-type recombinase/integrase, with protein sequence MDKNYISFTTVILKKVIHRKKPVLLFTFKYDDKIINLLRQNPFFKWSKTLKGWCCDYTDENLKIVKKDVVPFLRFTFDKESFNTQKLKYYKDRKLSDKNKVLISSYVKYLKGKRYSESTVKTYFGFLADFLDYIQPKTISSLTNRDVEKFLEDSFVPRNYSISSQRQLISAIKLFAIFYPECQIKGLELTRPKKSKKLPVVLSQQEIILLLQNTKNIKHRAIIGLLYSSGLRIGELLNLELKHIDIKRKQVYLYQAKGRKDRYTTLADSYIPLFMNYVNSYKPKKYFVEGKEFSKYTSSSIRAFLKRSANLAGISKHITPHTLRHSYATHLLEDGIDLRLIQELLGHARPETTMIYTHVSKKSLLGVRSPLDAAVNNFQKTNNDTTLKIT encoded by the coding sequence ATGGATAAAAATTACATTTCATTTACTACAGTTATTTTAAAAAAAGTAATTCACAGAAAAAAACCTGTTTTACTTTTTACATTTAAATATGATGACAAAATAATTAACCTTTTAAGGCAAAATCCTTTTTTTAAATGGAGTAAAACTTTAAAAGGTTGGTGTTGCGATTATACTGATGAAAATTTAAAAATTGTAAAAAAGGATGTTGTACCATTTCTTAGATTTACTTTTGACAAAGAAAGTTTTAACACACAAAAATTAAAGTATTATAAAGATCGAAAGCTTTCAGACAAAAATAAAGTACTTATAAGTAGTTATGTAAAGTACCTAAAGGGTAAAAGATATAGTGAAAGTACTGTTAAAACCTATTTTGGATTTTTAGCTGATTTTCTTGATTATATTCAGCCTAAAACTATTTCAAGCTTAACAAATAGAGATGTAGAAAAATTCTTAGAGGATAGTTTTGTTCCTAGAAATTACAGTATAAGTTCACAGAGACAATTAATTAGTGCTATTAAATTATTTGCAATATTTTATCCAGAATGTCAAATTAAAGGTCTTGAATTAACTCGACCCAAAAAATCAAAAAAACTACCAGTTGTTCTTTCTCAACAAGAAATTATTTTACTATTACAAAACACAAAAAATATAAAACACAGAGCAATAATAGGATTATTATATTCTTCAGGATTAAGAATTGGAGAACTTTTAAACTTAGAGTTAAAACACATAGATATAAAACGAAAACAAGTATATCTTTACCAGGCTAAAGGAAGAAAAGACAGATATACGACTTTGGCCGATAGTTATATACCACTATTTATGAATTATGTAAATAGTTATAAGCCAAAAAAATATTTTGTTGAAGGTAAAGAATTTTCTAAATATACATCAAGTAGTATAAGAGCATTCTTAAAAAGGTCTGCCAATTTAGCTGGAATTTCAAAACATATTACACCTCATACATTAAGACACAGCTACGCTACACATCTTTTAGAGGATGGTATTGACCTTAGATTAATACAAGAATTATTAGGGCATGCTAGACCAGAAACAACTATGATTTATACACACGTATCAAAGAAAAGTTTATTAGGGGTAAGAAGTCCATTAGATGCTGCAGTAAATAATTTTCAAAAAACAAATAACGATACAACACTTAAAATAACCTAA
- the bcp gene encoding thioredoxin-dependent thiol peroxidase — protein MTTLKVGDKAPNFEALDQQGNTIKLTDYAGKKLVLFFYPKASTPGCTMEACNLRDNYQSFLAKGYDVLGVSADSAKRQQNFINKNELPFPLLADEDKTVINAFGVWGPKKFMGREYDGIHRTTFVIDENGILEDIISKVKTKQHTSQILE, from the coding sequence ATGACAACATTAAAAGTAGGTGATAAAGCACCAAATTTTGAAGCATTAGATCAGCAAGGAAATACCATTAAATTAACAGATTATGCAGGGAAAAAATTAGTATTATTTTTTTATCCAAAAGCGAGTACACCTGGTTGTACAATGGAAGCCTGTAATTTAAGAGATAATTATCAATCTTTTTTAGCAAAAGGATACGATGTTTTAGGAGTAAGTGCCGATTCTGCAAAGCGTCAACAAAATTTTATTAATAAAAACGAACTTCCGTTTCCGTTATTGGCAGACGAGGATAAAACCGTAATTAATGCTTTTGGTGTTTGGGGGCCAAAGAAATTTATGGGAAGAGAATATGATGGGATTCATAGAACAACTTTTGTTATTGATGAAAATGGAATTTTAGAAGATATAATTTCAAAAGTAAAAACAAAACAACATACAAGTCAGATTTTAGAATAA
- the nth gene encoding endonuclease III, with protein sequence MTKKEKIQFVIDTLEELYTEVPIPLDHKDPYTLLVAVLLSAQSTDIGVNKITPILFAKADNPYDMIKLSVEEIREIIKPVGLSPMKAKGIYGLSKILIEKHQGKVPQNYKDLEELPAVGHKTASVVMSQAFGVPAFPVDTHIHRLLYRWGLSSGKNVVQSEKDAKRLFPKELWNKLHLQIIFYGREYSPARGWNIEKDIITKTIGRKSVLNKIKNG encoded by the coding sequence ATGACAAAAAAAGAAAAAATTCAATTTGTAATTGATACTCTTGAAGAATTATACACAGAAGTTCCAATTCCTTTAGATCATAAGGACCCTTATACACTGTTAGTTGCAGTTTTATTATCTGCCCAAAGTACAGATATTGGTGTAAATAAAATTACACCTATTTTATTTGCTAAAGCAGATAATCCGTACGATATGATAAAACTTAGCGTTGAAGAGATAAGAGAAATAATAAAACCTGTTGGTCTATCTCCTATGAAAGCGAAAGGTATTTACGGGTTATCTAAAATTTTAATAGAAAAACACCAAGGAAAAGTACCTCAAAACTATAAAGATCTAGAAGAACTTCCAGCTGTTGGACATAAAACCGCAAGTGTTGTTATGAGCCAAGCTTTTGGTGTACCTGCATTTCCTGTTGATACGCATATACACAGATTATTATATCGATGGGGTTTATCAAGTGGAAAAAATGTTGTTCAAAGTGAAAAAGATGCTAAACGTTTATTTCCTAAAGAATTATGGAACAAACTTCATTTGCAAATTATATTTTATGGTAGAGAATATTCTCCTGCAAGAGGTTGGAATATTGAAAAAGATATTATTACAAAAACTATTGGTAGAAAATCTGTTTTAAATAAAATTAAAAATGGCTAA
- a CDS encoding RNA polymerase sigma factor codes for MQSKVISDSVLVSDYINGNEKSLEILIIRHKQRIFSFILSKVLDREIAEDLFQDTFIKVINTLKRGKYNEEGKFLPWVMRIAHNLVIDHFRRNKRIPTFKNTDEFDIFTVISDEVLNVEKQLIKDQILDDIRGLIVELPEDQKEVLVMRMYKDMSFKEIAENTNVSINTALGRMRYALINLRKLIEKHNVILVN; via the coding sequence ATGCAAAGTAAAGTTATATCCGATAGCGTTTTAGTTAGCGACTATATAAATGGTAACGAAAAATCATTAGAGATTCTAATTATTCGACATAAACAGCGAATATTTAGTTTTATATTGTCTAAAGTTTTAGATAGAGAAATTGCCGAAGATCTTTTTCAAGATACTTTTATTAAAGTTATTAATACTTTAAAAAGAGGTAAATATAATGAAGAAGGTAAGTTTTTACCTTGGGTAATGCGTATTGCTCATAATTTGGTAATTGATCACTTTAGAAGAAATAAAAGAATTCCTACATTTAAAAATACTGATGAATTTGATATATTTACAGTAATTAGCGATGAGGTTTTAAATGTTGAAAAACAACTGATTAAGGATCAAATATTAGACGATATTAGAGGTTTAATAGTTGAGTTACCCGAAGATCAAAAGGAAGTGTTAGTTATGCGTATGTATAAGGACATGAGTTTTAAAGAAATAGCAGAAAATACAAACGTAAGTATAAATACGGCACTTGGAAGAATGCGTTATGCATTAATTAATTTAAGAAAGTTAATAGAGAAACATAATGTTATTTTAGTAAATTAA
- the uvrA gene encoding excinuclease ABC subunit UvrA — MTKNLAELNPKENILIKGASLHNLKNIDVAIPRNKLVVITGLSGSGKSSLAFDTLFAEGQRRYVESLSSYARQFLGRLNKPKVDYIKGIAPAIAIEQKVNSTNPRSTVGTSTEIYDYLKLLFARIGKTYSPISGNEVKKHTVSDVINHIKKTPLKTKLLLLAPVQIPEERGVLQTLKILAQQGYARIKYKNEILRIEAITEDIERDFYLVIDRIVVKDNEDFFNRLGDAIQTAFFEGKGACIIQNLDTKEETLFNNKFELDGIQFLEPNTHLFSFNNPYGACPTCEGYGNVIGIDKDLVIPNTALSIYEDAILPWKSDSFSHYKNDLITHAYKFDIPIHKPWFELTEAQKNLIWKGNNSFNGLSHFFKHLEEKSYKIQYRVMLSRYRGKTKCTACNGKRLREETNYVKINSKNISELVDIPLNELATFFKNLKLDVYEEKIAKRLLVEINNRLQFLNDVGLNYLTLNRTSNTLSGGESQRINLATSLGSSLVGSMYILDEPSIGLHPKDTERLIKVLKDLRNLGNTVIVVEHDEDIMKAADLIIDIGPEAGTFGGEIVAEGTFKEILKTDSLTAHYLNNTQQIKVPNTRRISKKAVTVIGARENNLKNIDVTFPLNCLTVITGVSGSGKSTLVSKILFPAIQKKIGGYGEKIGQFTEITGDFKSIEHIEFINQNPIGRSSRSNPVTYIKAYDDIRALFASEKLSKIRNYQPKHFSFNVEGGRCEVCKGEGEVTIEMQFMADVHLECEACKGKRFKKEILEVKFYKKNINDILNSTIDDAISFFKEHNETKIVKKLQPLQDVGLGYVTLGQSSSTLSGGEAQRIKLASFLVKGTRQSKSLFIFDEPTTGLHFHDIKKLLKSFNALIENGHSIIVIEHNIDLIKCADYIIDLGKEGGKNGGALLFQGTPEELIKCKDSLTAPYLAEKLNV, encoded by the coding sequence ATGACCAAAAACCTTGCCGAATTAAACCCAAAAGAAAATATTCTAATTAAAGGAGCCTCTCTTCACAATTTAAAAAATATTGATGTTGCAATACCTAGAAATAAATTGGTTGTAATTACAGGACTTTCTGGTTCTGGAAAATCTAGTTTGGCTTTTGATACTTTATTTGCAGAAGGTCAACGAAGATACGTTGAAAGTTTATCGTCCTATGCGCGCCAGTTTTTAGGTAGATTAAACAAACCAAAAGTAGACTATATTAAAGGAATAGCTCCTGCTATTGCAATTGAACAAAAAGTAAATTCTACAAACCCTAGATCTACCGTTGGAACCTCAACAGAAATTTACGATTATTTAAAATTATTATTTGCCAGAATTGGTAAAACCTACTCTCCTATTTCAGGAAACGAAGTAAAAAAACATACTGTTAGCGATGTTATTAATCACATTAAAAAAACACCTCTAAAAACAAAATTATTACTACTTGCTCCTGTACAAATACCTGAAGAAAGAGGCGTGCTTCAAACTTTAAAAATATTAGCACAACAAGGCTATGCTAGAATAAAATATAAAAATGAAATTCTTAGAATTGAAGCTATTACAGAAGATATAGAGCGTGATTTTTATTTAGTTATAGATAGAATTGTAGTAAAAGATAATGAAGACTTTTTTAACCGCTTAGGTGATGCTATTCAAACTGCTTTTTTTGAAGGAAAAGGCGCTTGTATTATTCAAAATTTAGACACCAAAGAAGAAACTCTTTTCAATAATAAATTTGAATTAGATGGTATTCAGTTTTTAGAACCTAATACACATTTATTCAGTTTTAACAACCCGTACGGAGCTTGTCCTACTTGCGAAGGATATGGTAATGTAATAGGTATTGATAAAGATTTAGTAATACCAAATACAGCTCTTTCAATTTATGAAGATGCTATTTTACCTTGGAAATCAGATTCATTTAGTCATTATAAAAACGATTTAATAACTCACGCTTATAAATTCGATATTCCAATCCATAAACCTTGGTTCGAACTAACCGAAGCTCAAAAAAATCTTATTTGGAAAGGTAATAATTCTTTTAATGGTTTGTCTCATTTCTTTAAACATTTAGAAGAAAAAAGCTATAAAATTCAATATCGAGTAATGCTTTCTCGCTACAGAGGTAAAACAAAATGTACCGCTTGTAATGGCAAAAGGTTAAGAGAAGAAACCAATTATGTAAAAATAAATTCAAAAAATATTAGCGAATTGGTTGATATACCTTTAAATGAATTAGCAACCTTTTTTAAAAATCTAAAACTTGATGTTTATGAAGAAAAAATTGCAAAACGTTTATTGGTTGAAATAAATAACAGATTGCAATTTTTAAATGATGTAGGCTTAAATTACTTAACTTTAAATAGAACTTCAAATACATTATCAGGTGGTGAAAGTCAACGTATAAACTTAGCAACATCTTTAGGAAGTAGTTTGGTAGGTTCTATGTATATTTTAGATGAACCAAGTATTGGTTTACACCCAAAAGATACCGAGCGCTTAATTAAAGTGCTAAAAGACTTACGTAATTTAGGAAATACTGTTATTGTTGTTGAACACGATGAAGATATTATGAAGGCTGCCGATTTAATTATAGACATTGGACCTGAAGCTGGAACTTTTGGAGGAGAAATTGTTGCAGAAGGTACTTTTAAAGAAATTTTAAAAACAGACTCTTTAACAGCACATTATTTAAACAATACTCAACAAATAAAAGTACCTAATACAAGAAGAATTTCAAAAAAAGCAGTAACAGTAATTGGAGCCAGAGAAAATAATTTAAAAAATATTGATGTCACCTTCCCTTTAAATTGTTTAACTGTAATTACAGGTGTTTCAGGTAGTGGAAAAAGTACCTTGGTTAGTAAAATTTTATTTCCTGCCATACAAAAGAAAATTGGTGGCTATGGAGAAAAAATCGGCCAGTTTACTGAAATTACAGGCGATTTTAAATCCATTGAACATATAGAATTTATAAACCAAAACCCAATTGGGCGCTCTAGTAGATCAAATCCGGTAACTTATATAAAAGCCTATGATGATATTAGAGCCTTATTTGCTTCAGAAAAATTATCGAAAATAAGAAATTACCAGCCAAAACATTTTTCATTTAATGTTGAAGGTGGACGCTGTGAAGTTTGTAAAGGTGAAGGCGAAGTTACCATAGAAATGCAATTTATGGCTGATGTGCATTTAGAATGTGAAGCTTGTAAAGGAAAACGTTTTAAAAAGGAAATTTTAGAAGTTAAATTCTACAAAAAAAATATAAATGATATATTAAATAGTACTATAGATGATGCTATTAGCTTTTTTAAAGAGCATAACGAAACTAAAATTGTAAAAAAACTACAACCGCTTCAAGATGTTGGATTAGGCTATGTAACTCTAGGGCAATCGTCTTCAACACTTTCTGGAGGTGAAGCTCAACGTATTAAATTGGCTTCATTTTTAGTGAAAGGAACACGCCAAAGTAAATCACTATTTATTTTTGATGAACCTACTACTGGATTACACTTTCACGATATTAAAAAATTATTAAAATCGTTTAATGCTTTAATAGAAAATGGACACTCTATCATAGTAATTGAACATAATATTGATTTAATTAAATGTGCCGATTACATTATAGACTTAGGAAAAGAAGGTGGTAAAAACGGTGGTGCTCTACTATTTCAAGGCACACCAGAAGAGCTTATTAAGTGTAAAGATTCTTTAACAGCGCCTTATTTAGCCGAAAAATTAAACGTATAA
- a CDS encoding lipopolysaccharide assembly protein LapB produces the protein MKNYIFIAVLLVTTSILAQTTSNLELQQQKIKLALSYNDKEAAASAMYSIIALEGEKSTYKDSLAYMYFNDAKYISSFLVTNDILKYKPDNIELLEMNAISVENMGALDKAIEVYTNLLSKTKNNYHAYKLAGLQVASNNLLEAYKSIKKADLLEDTGKIQVTFQVNKNYNQSVDLKAAIAYLEGIILLNLKKETEAKLSFMRAVNLFPDFVLAKSKLTTLENSEQKEEE, from the coding sequence ATGAAAAATTATATATTTATTGCTGTACTACTTGTAACAACTTCAATTTTAGCACAAACCACAAGTAATTTAGAGTTACAACAACAAAAAATAAAATTAGCTTTAAGTTATAATGATAAAGAAGCAGCGGCTTCTGCAATGTATTCTATTATAGCTTTAGAAGGTGAAAAAAGTACTTATAAAGATAGTTTAGCGTATATGTATTTTAATGATGCTAAATACATTTCTAGTTTTTTAGTTACAAATGATATTTTAAAGTACAAACCAGACAATATTGAATTGTTAGAAATGAATGCCATTTCGGTTGAAAATATGGGAGCTTTAGATAAAGCTATTGAGGTTTATACAAATTTGCTTTCTAAAACTAAAAATAACTACCACGCATATAAATTAGCAGGATTACAAGTAGCCTCTAATAATTTGTTAGAAGCTTATAAATCAATTAAAAAAGCTGATTTATTAGAAGATACGGGTAAAATACAAGTAACTTTTCAAGTAAATAAAAATTATAACCAAAGTGTTGATTTAAAAGCTGCAATTGCTTATTTAGAAGGAATTATTTTATTAAACTTAAAAAAAGAAACTGAAGCTAAATTAAGTTTTATGCGTGCTGTAAATTTATTCCCAGATTTTGTATTAGCTAAAAGTAAATTAACAACGTTAGAAAACTCTGAACAAAAAGAAGAAGAATAG
- the bshB1 gene encoding bacillithiol biosynthesis deacetylase BshB1, with the protein MKLDILAVGAHPDDVELGCGATLLKEISLGKKVGILDLTRGELGTRGSAEIRDQEAKAAAKILGVEVRENLAFSDGFFINDKAHQLEIIKIIRKYKPTIVLCNAFDDRHIDHSKGSKLVSDACFLSGLVKIETTLNGEVQEAWRPKQVYHYIQWKNIEPDFVVDVSGFIDTKLAAVKAYSSQFYDPKSNEPTSPITSKNFLDSIVYRAQDLGRLIGVSHAEGFNTERYVAVENLDKLI; encoded by the coding sequence ATGAAATTAGATATTTTAGCTGTTGGAGCACACCCAGATGATGTGGAATTAGGTTGTGGAGCAACATTATTAAAAGAAATTTCTTTAGGAAAAAAAGTAGGAATTTTAGATTTAACTCGAGGAGAGTTAGGGACAAGAGGTTCTGCAGAAATTAGAGATCAAGAAGCAAAAGCTGCTGCAAAAATATTAGGAGTTGAAGTTCGAGAAAATTTGGCTTTTTCTGATGGGTTTTTTATTAATGATAAAGCACATCAGCTTGAAATTATTAAAATAATAAGAAAATATAAGCCTACAATTGTACTATGTAATGCTTTTGATGATAGACATATAGATCATTCAAAAGGAAGTAAATTAGTGTCAGATGCTTGTTTTTTATCGGGTTTAGTTAAAATTGAAACTACATTAAATGGAGAAGTACAAGAGGCTTGGAGGCCAAAACAAGTTTACCATTATATACAGTGGAAAAATATAGAACCAGATTTTGTAGTTGACGTCTCTGGCTTTATAGATACTAAGTTAGCAGCTGTAAAAGCCTATAGTTCTCAGTTTTATGATCCAAAAAGCAACGAGCCAACTTCACCAATTACTAGTAAAAACTTTTTAGATAGCATAGTTTATAGAGCGCAAGATTTAGGAAGATTGATAGGAGTATCGCACGCAGAAGGTTTTAATACAGAGCGTTACGTTGCCGTAGAAAATTTAGATAAATTAATTTAA
- a CDS encoding MarR family winged helix-turn-helix transcriptional regulator, with amino-acid sequence MFLEHSIFPWIGITAKMHASYINKVFKDHTIDLTKEQFVVLKVLSENNGKPQNDIALITESDKTSFSRLMSTMEKKGLITRKHIKADKRVKNIYLTNLGKEMYATTLPFLKKTIEKLQKGISNTEIAQAIETIKKIQLNITQEHSFKL; translated from the coding sequence ATGTTTTTAGAGCATTCAATTTTTCCGTGGATAGGTATTACTGCTAAAATGCATGCAAGCTATATTAATAAAGTTTTTAAAGATCATACTATTGACTTAACTAAAGAGCAATTTGTTGTTTTAAAGGTTTTAAGTGAAAATAATGGTAAACCACAAAATGACATTGCTTTAATAACAGAAAGTGATAAAACTTCGTTTTCTAGATTAATGTCTACTATGGAGAAAAAAGGACTAATTACCAGAAAACATATAAAGGCAGACAAAAGAGTTAAAAACATCTATTTAACAAATCTTGGAAAAGAAATGTATGCAACTACTCTACCTTTTTTAAAAAAAACTATTGAGAAACTTCAAAAAGGAATTTCGAATACAGAAATAGCACAAGCTATTGAAACTATAAAAAAAATACAACTAAATATAACCCAAGAACATTCATTTAAATTATGA
- a CDS encoding efflux RND transporter periplasmic adaptor subunit: MRKTIITIGSLLLIALSIIGGIAIVNNNKKGNPTFNKIVSTVYTKTITNSAIPVVITTSGSLTASNKIELYSEVQGILKTTSKDFKEGTEFAKNEAIISINSDEFYANLKAQKSNLFNVITAIMPDIQLDYPNEYQKWKSYLNNFDINKPIPKLPETNSEKEKFFISGRGIITTYYNVKNLEVKHGKYTLRAPFKGILTEVMVTQGSLVRSGQKLGEFIDPSVYEMEVNINQTYANLLKKGNTVSIYSQNKDNVWEATVIRVNGKVDQTTQTVKAFLQVKGEQLREGMYLTADLETKSIENAVEVSRQLLVEDTKLFIVKDSTLNLVTINPAYYNDHTVIVQGLENGTNILSKPLPGAYNGMLVKTINETTNNQ, translated from the coding sequence ATGAGAAAAACAATTATTACAATTGGAAGCCTTTTATTAATTGCGCTATCAATTATTGGAGGAATAGCAATTGTAAACAACAATAAAAAGGGCAACCCTACTTTCAATAAAATTGTAAGTACCGTTTATACTAAAACAATTACAAACAGTGCTATTCCTGTTGTTATAACTACTAGTGGAAGTTTAACAGCTAGTAATAAAATTGAATTGTACTCTGAAGTGCAAGGTATTTTAAAAACAACTTCTAAAGACTTTAAAGAAGGAACAGAATTTGCAAAAAATGAAGCTATAATTTCTATTAACAGCGATGAGTTTTATGCTAATTTAAAAGCTCAGAAAAGTAATTTATTCAATGTTATTACAGCAATAATGCCAGATATTCAATTAGATTATCCTAACGAATATCAGAAATGGAAATCTTATCTAAATAATTTCGATATTAATAAACCAATACCTAAATTACCTGAAACAAATTCAGAAAAAGAGAAATTCTTTATTTCCGGGCGAGGTATTATCACAACTTATTACAACGTTAAAAATTTAGAAGTTAAACATGGAAAATACACTTTAAGAGCTCCTTTTAAAGGTATTTTAACTGAAGTAATGGTTACGCAAGGTTCTTTAGTTAGATCTGGACAAAAACTAGGAGAATTTATAGATCCTTCTGTTTATGAAATGGAAGTAAATATAAACCAAACCTATGCCAATCTACTAAAAAAAGGAAATACTGTTAGTATTTACAGTCAAAATAAAGACAATGTTTGGGAGGCTACCGTTATTAGGGTAAACGGTAAAGTAGACCAAACCACACAAACAGTAAAAGCTTTTTTACAAGTTAAAGGAGAACAACTAAGAGAAGGTATGTATTTAACTGCAGATTTAGAAACTAAATCTATTGAAAACGCCGTGGAAGTTTCTAGACAATTATTGGTAGAAGACACAAAACTTTTTATAGTAAAAGATTCTACACTAAACTTAGTTACTATAAACCCGGCATATTATAACGATCATACTGTAATTGTACAAGGTTTAGAAAATGGCACAAATATCTTATCTAAACCTCTTCCAGGGGCTTATAATGGTATGTTAGTTAAAACTATTAATGAAACTACCAACAACCAATAA